A region from the Streptomyces lydicus genome encodes:
- a CDS encoding adenosylcobinamide-GDP ribazoletransferase: protein MTDTPAPPAPLDALRFAFGTLTVLPVRVTRWDREAARGGMLCAPLAGLVAGLCAAALGAALLLLGGGPLLAAVATTVVPAVLTRGLHLDGLADTADGLGSGKPADEALHIMKQSDIGPFGVITLLFALLSQVASLDALYADGWAPGAVAAVVGGVTARCALTLASRTGVPAARPEGLGAAVAGTVPVRAALLCTGAVVAGCAAAGAAFGAYGALHSGLAALLGLGLGELLLRHCRRRLGGVTGDVFGALAESAGLTAVVALALG from the coding sequence GTGACCGACACCCCCGCTCCCCCGGCCCCCCTCGACGCCCTGCGCTTCGCCTTCGGCACGCTGACCGTGCTGCCGGTACGCGTCACCCGCTGGGACCGGGAGGCGGCACGCGGCGGCATGCTCTGCGCGCCACTGGCCGGACTGGTGGCCGGGCTGTGCGCGGCCGCGCTCGGCGCGGCGCTGCTGCTGCTCGGCGGCGGTCCGCTGCTCGCCGCGGTCGCCACCACCGTGGTGCCCGCCGTGCTCACCCGCGGGCTGCACCTGGACGGACTCGCCGACACCGCCGACGGGCTGGGCAGCGGCAAACCCGCCGACGAGGCACTGCACATCATGAAGCAGTCCGATATCGGCCCGTTCGGGGTCATCACGCTGCTGTTCGCCCTGCTGTCCCAGGTGGCCTCGCTGGACGCGCTGTACGCGGACGGCTGGGCACCCGGCGCCGTCGCGGCAGTCGTCGGTGGGGTCACCGCACGCTGTGCGCTGACCCTCGCCTCCCGTACGGGGGTGCCGGCCGCCCGTCCGGAAGGGCTCGGCGCGGCGGTCGCGGGCACCGTCCCGGTGCGGGCGGCGCTGCTGTGCACGGGGGCGGTGGTGGCCGGATGCGCGGCGGCCGGCGCCGCGTTCGGTGCGTACGGCGCCCTGCACTCCGGGCTCGCGGCGCTGCTCGGCCTCGGGCTGGGCGAGTTGCTGCTGCGGCACTGCCGGCGGCGGCTGGGCGGGGTGACCGGCGATGTGTTCGGGGCGCTCGCGGAGAGCGCGGGGCTCACGGCAGTGGTGGCGCTGGCTCTCGGGTAG